The window TGGCTCGCGATGATCTTTACCAACTCGTTGGTGGAGTCGATCGCGCGGGTCAGGTCATCACGCTGCTGGTTGAGCTGATCGGTGAAGGTGTTCAGCTTGCCCAGGAAGTCCCGGATCTGGTCGGCGTTGCCGGACAGGATGTTGGTGACCTCGGTCTGGATGACGTCCAGGTTCGGGATGCCGCCGCCGCGCAGCACGGTGGCGATGCTGGCCAGGGTGCGCTCGGTGGTCGGGAACGACTGCGAGTTCTTCAGCGGGATCGTCGCACCGTTGCGCAACGGTTCGGGCGACGGGTTCGGCGGCGGATCGAGCTCGACGTGCTGGGTTCCCAACAGGCTGGTCTGCCCGATCCGCGCAATTGCATTGGCGGGCAACTTGATTCCGGGCTGGAGGTCCAGCGTGAGGGTGGGGATCCAATTCTTGAGCTCGATCTTCTTGACCGAGCCGGCATACACGTCGGCGACCCGGACCCGGCTGTTGACGTTGAGCGCCAAGGTATCCGGCATCTGGACGTAGATCGTCATCTTGTCCTTGCCGCTACCCGGGCCGCCGGGCAGGGGCACGTTGGCGATACCACGCCAGCCGCATGAGGTCAGCACCATCGCGGTGACGACCAGCACCAGGCCGCGCCAACCGAAGCGGCGCGCCGTACTCATGATCGTGCTCACTGCCCACTCCCCATCTCAGCGGGCAGCGGTGGGCCGGCCGGGGCCGGCGGCGGAGCGCCACCGTTGATCTGCTGCGACACCGGCAGCGGGCCCGGGATCACATCCGGTGCGGGCGCCGGGGGCGGGATCGGCCCCGGATACCACGGCGGCGGAAGCGGGTTGCTCTGGTCGTAGGCGTTCGGCGGCGCTCCTCCCGGCGGGCCGGCCGGCGGGATGGAGGCCGGGTCCGGGCCGCCCATCAGTGCGGCGAGCGAATCCGGGGTCAGCATGTTGGCGGTGAACGCCTGCACGTCGACACCCTGCATGCCGGGTGCGACGATCCAGCCCGCTTCGTGGTTGCCGTGCGAGAATAACGTGTCGCGCGACCAGATGCCGGGCACGGTCGTGTCCTTGTATCCGGGCGGCGGCTGCAGCCTGGGTTCGGAGTAGGCGACGTATTTCGGCAATGTTTCCGCCGCGGAGAACTGGTTGACGCCGAACGGCGGGAAGTTGAACTTGATGGCATCCAGGATCGGCGCCAGGTACTGGGCGCACAGTTCGGCCGAGTCCTGGTATCCCAGCCGGCTGCCGGCCTGGATTGCGCTGCAGAGGAACTGCATCGGGTTGGCGAAGCTGGCGACCACCGGGATGGCGACCAGGGCGCCGTGCGTCGGGTGGTAGATGTTCTGCAGGTTGGCTGCCAGGGTCGGATAGACGTGCAGCACCGTCTCGATGCCGTTGCGGGCATCGGGCTGCATCAGCTGGTTGGTGACGTCGGCCAGGTTGCTGATGTCCTTGCTCAGCACCGAGCCGTTGTCGTCGATGAACTTGCGCGCCGTGGTCAACAGCGTGTTGATGTCCCGTACCGCGTTCGCCACTTCCTGGTCGGAGTTGGTAAACGAGTTGGTCAGGGTCGCCAGGTTGGTGTTCAGCGAGACGAGTTGCTGATCGCTCTTGTGCAGCGCGTTGACGAACAGCGCCAGACTCTTGAGCACCCCGAAGAGGTCGCCACGCCCCTCGTCGAGGGCGGTCACCGCATCCGAGAGGGCGCGGAAGGTCGTGTTGATCTGCTCGCCCTTGCCCTCCAGGCCGTTGGCCAGGGACTCGATGGCGTTGCCGAACGGACCCTTGGGCTGATCGGGCGTGGGGCCGAACTCGGTGAGCAGTTCGGAGATCTGGTTACGCAGGTCGTCCCACTCGACCGGCACCTGGGTGCGCTCGATCGGGATGACGGCGTTGTCGGCCAGCACGGGGCCGCCGGTGTAGGCCGGCGCAAGCTGGATCACGCGGGAGGCGACCAGACTCGGGTTCAGGATCGTCGCAGTCGCGTTGGCGGGCACCTTGTACTTGTTGGCGTAGTGGAAGGTGACCTTCATCCTGTCGCCGGCCGGCTCGATCTTGTCGATGTTGCCGACCTTGACGCCCATGATCTGGACCCGGTCGCCGGGGTAGAGCGCAAGCGCTTGAGAGAAGTAAGCGACCACGGTGTTGGTCGTCATCTTCTTGTACAGCTGGTAACCGACAAGCGCCGCGACCAGTCCGAGGACCACCGCCAGCGTCGCGATGATCGCGGACACCCGCGACATCTTCAGCAAGCCCAGGTTTCGCACGTTGAGTTTCGTCGACATCGGTTAGGCTCCCCCTCCCTGATCGACAGGTGCCAGGTTGCCGACCGGCGGCACCTGCGGACCGGGACCCGCTGGCGGGATGGGTCCGAGAAACGCCGGCGGCGGCGGTGCGATACCGGGCGTGTTGTCGGCGGGGCCAGGCAATGGTCCGACCGGCACAGTGCGCGCGCCGGGCGGTCCGGGCGCCAGCGGAGCCGCCGGCACGCCCGCAACGTTGGGCGAAAGTTCGCCTGGCACAGCGGCACTGGGCACACCCGGACCGGGCACCGCGGCCGGGTTGGGGGCCGAGATCGGCACATCGGCGGCGGGGTATCCGCCCGGCACCGGGCCGAACGGGCCTTGCGTCAGGCCGGCGCACGGCAGCGGGTTGGCCGACGTCGGAATGCCGTCCGCGGGCGGGGTGTACGAGCACGGAGAGCCGGGCCCGACCGCAGGACCGGGATGGTCCGGCGTGCCTTCCAGAGGCGTCGGTGCAGCCGGTGGGGCACCGTTGGGTTGGCGCGCTCCGTTGGGGTCCGGGAACCGGAACGCCGGCAGGCCCGCGTTGCGCCAGAACTCCTCGGGGTCGATGCCGCGCTTCTTGAACGCGGCATCCACCCACGGCTGCAGGATCTGGTAAGGGATCAGGTTGACGACCAGGGTCTTGAAGTACGGGCCCGAGCCGATCGCCTCGGCGAGGGCACCCATGAACTTCGACGCCGTGATGAACGAGTCGGCTAGGTCGACCTTGTGCTTGACCAGCACGTCGCTGATCGTATGTAGCTGCTCCACAACGTGATTCAGGTTCGGGTTGTCGTTGATGAACCCGGCGAACTGTTGGGAGATCTCCGAGACGTTCTGCAGCAGGTAGTCGATTGCGCGGCCACGCTCGTTAAGCGCGGCCAGCAGCGTCTGCGCATTGACCGCCAGGCGGTTGATCTGCTCGCTGCGGTTACCCAGCACGGCGGCGACTTTGTTCGCGTTGGCCAGCAGCTGCTTGAACTGCACGTCACGCTTTCCGATGGTGTCGGAGAACCGGGCCACGCCGTCGAGTGCGGCGCTCAGGTGCGGATAGGTCTGATCGATGGTCTCCGACAACACGTTCAACGAACGCTTGACAGTCTCGAGATCCCATCCCTGGGTGGTCTTGGTGGCGTCGAAGACCGCATCGTAGATCTGATAAGGGGTGGTGGTCTGACCGACCGGCAGAACGCCCCGGGGCTTGAGGGCCTTCTCACCGCGTGGCTCGATCTCGACGGCACGCCTGCCCAGGATGGTCTCGGTGCGGATGGCCATCCGACTGTCTGTGCCGATCTCCCTGCCGGCCAACGAGAATCCGACCAGCACGTGGTCACCCTCGATGGCCAACGACTTGACCTGGCCGACCTCCATGCCGGCGATGCGCACCTTGTCACCCGGATTGATGCCGGCCGAGTCGGCGAACTGGCCGTAGTAGGTGGGCTGCGCGAACAGCTGCGGAATACTCACGAAGCTTTGGCCCACGGCGATGACCAGCAGCACGATCACGATGCCGGCCAGGCCGTTCTTGATCCGGTTGTCCGTCTCGAGCGTCCTCATTGCGGGGTGCACCTACCCGTCGGCTGCTGGGTGATCTTCACGGTGCGGACCGGTCCGCCTGGCTGGAGGCCGTTGAGCTTCAGGTTGATGTCGCACAGATAGAAGTTGAAGAAGTCACCGTAGATGCCACCGGCGCGGCCGATGATCTTGATGGCCTCCGGCAGTTTGGTCAGCAGGTCGTCCAGCCGGTCCTTGCCGTCGACCAGTGGCTGCTGAAGGGTCTCCAGCTTGGCGATGGTGTCCTTGAGGAGCGGACGGTCGTCGGCCAGCAGGTCCCCGAGTGTGCCGGAGGCGTTGCTGATGTCGGCGACGGAGTTGGCCAGCGGATCGGCCCGGTTGCGTAGACCGGTGATCAACACCTCGAGGTTGTTGACGGTCTGGTCGAAGTCCTTCTCGTGCTTGACCGTGGTGGCCAGCACCGTGTTGAGGTTCGTGATGACATCACCGATCGCCTGATCACGGTCGGCCAGGGTGGAGGTCAATTGCGCTGTCTGGTCGA is drawn from Candidatus Mycolicibacterium alkanivorans and contains these coding sequences:
- a CDS encoding virulence factor Mce family protein, producing MSTARRFGWRGLVLVVTAMVLTSCGWRGIANVPLPGGPGSGKDKMTIYVQMPDTLALNVNSRVRVADVYAGSVKKIELKNWIPTLTLDLQPGIKLPANAIARIGQTSLLGTQHVELDPPPNPSPEPLRNGATIPLKNSQSFPTTERTLASIATVLRGGGIPNLDVIQTEVTNILSGNADQIRDFLGKLNTFTDQLNQQRDDLTRAIDSTNELVKIIASHNDTLDRVLTEFPPLVQYLANSRDKLTGAVEALGRFGNVTATTLSEARADLDTNLQLLQRPLKQLGKAGPYLIDSLKLAITAPYPIDNIPKVIRGDYINTSATFDLTLSSIDNAFLTGTGFSGMLRALEQAWGRDPQTMIPDVRFTPHPNMTEGGPYVERGE
- a CDS encoding virulence factor Mce family protein; its protein translation is MSTKLNVRNLGLLKMSRVSAIIATLAVVLGLVAALVGYQLYKKMTTNTVVAYFSQALALYPGDRVQIMGVKVGNIDKIEPAGDRMKVTFHYANKYKVPANATATILNPSLVASRVIQLAPAYTGGPVLADNAVIPIERTQVPVEWDDLRNQISELLTEFGPTPDQPKGPFGNAIESLANGLEGKGEQINTTFRALSDAVTALDEGRGDLFGVLKSLALFVNALHKSDQQLVSLNTNLATLTNSFTNSDQEVANAVRDINTLLTTARKFIDDNGSVLSKDISNLADVTNQLMQPDARNGIETVLHVYPTLAANLQNIYHPTHGALVAIPVVASFANPMQFLCSAIQAGSRLGYQDSAELCAQYLAPILDAIKFNFPPFGVNQFSAAETLPKYVAYSEPRLQPPPGYKDTTVPGIWSRDTLFSHGNHEAGWIVAPGMQGVDVQAFTANMLTPDSLAALMGGPDPASIPPAGPPGGAPPNAYDQSNPLPPPWYPGPIPPPAPAPDVIPGPLPVSQQINGGAPPPAPAGPPLPAEMGSGQ
- a CDS encoding MCE family protein, giving the protein MRTLETDNRIKNGLAGIVIVLLVIAVGQSFVSIPQLFAQPTYYGQFADSAGINPGDKVRIAGMEVGQVKSLAIEGDHVLVGFSLAGREIGTDSRMAIRTETILGRRAVEIEPRGEKALKPRGVLPVGQTTTPYQIYDAVFDATKTTQGWDLETVKRSLNVLSETIDQTYPHLSAALDGVARFSDTIGKRDVQFKQLLANANKVAAVLGNRSEQINRLAVNAQTLLAALNERGRAIDYLLQNVSEISQQFAGFINDNPNLNHVVEQLHTISDVLVKHKVDLADSFITASKFMGALAEAIGSGPYFKTLVVNLIPYQILQPWVDAAFKKRGIDPEEFWRNAGLPAFRFPDPNGARQPNGAPPAAPTPLEGTPDHPGPAVGPGSPCSYTPPADGIPTSANPLPCAGLTQGPFGPVPGGYPAADVPISAPNPAAVPGPGVPSAAVPGELSPNVAGVPAAPLAPGPPGARTVPVGPLPGPADNTPGIAPPPPAFLGPIPPAGPGPQVPPVGNLAPVDQGGGA